From Candidatus Thermokryptus mobilis, the proteins below share one genomic window:
- a CDS encoding TonB-dependent receptor, with product MKMKLLLLLIVLFLVDFLFSQVQISGKVYDFSTGEPLAGVNIFLPDRGTGTSTGIDGHFKIKVSPGNVRIKFSYIGYKTLDTLLSVNKDIILEIRLKPEVVELGEVQVTASAVRDNTSILGFIAEKQISTNIFDGLSYKQIKMTIATTSADLMSKVVGVSVKQNKFVNVRGIDERYNVVTLNGSILPGTEPDKRSFAFDLIPAGLVQSVKIVKTFTPDLPGSSSGGFIDIMTLSFPESTLNEFSFSLNGIPGITFNSFSVYGMDKLSFFGVLNGKIGLPSNFPSDISKIPVEQRSLFAKEIPNLLNKNSLYHLPDLRMSFLRIGKLFKSHLSYSMAVIYRRTSLKQELELYEYEGDWSKRFEYQGNKYEREAQFGGLIELQAKFSNHTIGLRGISTVMFEDMFSHLRGFQYTDQGTEQIHLMTGVESRNLNFAQVYGEHSFGDVSLNWKASTSTVRNNQPDSRRLVYGRDIGDTESKFVVVLGPQANLKNGGILFSDLRDEVKEIRSQVKFPIWRFKFTSGFDLWQTKRNFEFRLIGVVVNLNGWTDYRMYYLPPDSIFIADNFRRNGFSLDEYKNGTNRYKATDRNIAYYLSFELPFRFKAQSISFVSGVRVERVNQKIYTRDFADLSDVIIEKNYIDFLPSVLVKYSPSHFVNLKLSYSQTINKPELREIAPFLYFDFYTQTSVRGDSSLRRAVSFNYDLRFEIFSKGDDMLSVGVFNKHIKSPIEKVVVSGSALGSERTFKNAKYASVYGTEIEFIKNVKFLKFIGNFSVIKSSVDVEGTEWTIERRGRSLQGQAPYMANLYVAYEKSDSRFNFGVLFSLIGPRVYDVSTQYQDDIIEIARYQIDLRMGLKLTKSLSINLIGKNLTTTPIVLKQGNYIYRKISTNASVSLDFTVKL from the coding sequence ATGAAGATGAAGTTATTACTGCTGTTAATCGTGCTGTTTTTGGTTGATTTTCTCTTTTCACAAGTTCAAATCTCAGGTAAGGTTTATGATTTTTCCACTGGGGAACCACTTGCGGGGGTGAATATCTTTCTTCCCGATAGAGGAACAGGCACCTCAACTGGGATTGACGGACATTTCAAAATTAAAGTTAGCCCCGGGAATGTCAGAATTAAATTTAGCTATATCGGGTATAAGACGCTTGATACATTGTTAAGTGTTAACAAAGATATCATTTTGGAAATTAGGTTAAAGCCAGAAGTTGTTGAGCTCGGTGAGGTTCAAGTTACTGCTTCAGCGGTGCGGGACAATACCTCTATTTTGGGGTTTATTGCGGAGAAGCAGATAAGCACAAACATTTTTGATGGGTTAAGCTACAAACAGATAAAAATGACGATCGCTACTACTTCAGCGGATCTGATGTCAAAGGTCGTTGGAGTGAGCGTTAAACAAAACAAATTTGTAAATGTTCGTGGAATTGACGAGAGATACAATGTTGTGACTTTGAATGGGTCTATTTTGCCGGGAACCGAACCAGATAAAAGGTCTTTTGCGTTTGATCTAATTCCAGCTGGTCTTGTTCAAAGTGTTAAGATTGTCAAAACATTCACTCCGGATTTGCCGGGGAGCTCTTCGGGTGGGTTTATTGATATAATGACGCTCTCGTTCCCAGAGTCAACGCTAAACGAATTCAGTTTTTCTCTAAATGGCATACCTGGGATAACATTTAATAGTTTTTCTGTCTACGGCATGGACAAATTGAGTTTTTTTGGGGTTCTTAATGGAAAGATTGGACTTCCGAGCAATTTCCCATCCGACATTTCCAAGATTCCAGTTGAACAGAGAAGTTTGTTTGCGAAAGAGATACCTAATCTGCTGAACAAGAACTCTTTGTATCATCTCCCTGATTTAAGGATGAGTTTCCTTAGGATTGGGAAATTGTTTAAATCTCATTTATCGTATTCAATGGCGGTAATTTATAGAAGGACATCGTTAAAACAGGAACTTGAACTTTATGAATATGAGGGTGATTGGTCTAAAAGATTTGAATATCAAGGTAACAAGTATGAAAGGGAGGCACAATTTGGTGGTTTAATTGAACTTCAAGCTAAATTTTCAAACCATACAATTGGATTGAGGGGGATTTCAACGGTGATGTTTGAAGATATGTTTTCACATTTGCGCGGTTTTCAATATACAGATCAAGGGACTGAACAAATTCATTTGATGACCGGGGTTGAGAGTCGCAATTTGAATTTCGCTCAAGTTTATGGCGAGCATAGTTTTGGAGATGTAAGCTTGAATTGGAAAGCGAGCACTTCAACAGTTAGGAATAATCAACCCGATAGTAGACGGCTTGTTTATGGGCGCGATATCGGTGATACGGAGTCAAAATTTGTTGTTGTGTTAGGTCCTCAAGCAAACCTAAAAAACGGTGGTATTTTGTTTTCGGATTTGAGAGATGAAGTCAAGGAAATTAGAAGTCAAGTTAAATTCCCTATTTGGAGGTTTAAATTCACATCCGGTTTTGACCTTTGGCAAACGAAGCGAAATTTTGAGTTTCGGCTCATCGGCGTTGTCGTTAACTTAAATGGCTGGACCGACTACAGAATGTATTATTTACCTCCGGATTCAATCTTTATAGCCGACAATTTCAGGAGAAATGGATTTTCACTTGATGAATATAAGAATGGAACTAACAGATATAAAGCTACGGATAGAAATATCGCTTACTATTTAAGTTTTGAGCTCCCGTTCAGATTTAAAGCACAGTCAATAAGCTTTGTTTCCGGGGTTAGGGTTGAAAGGGTTAATCAGAAAATATACACGAGGGATTTCGCAGATTTAAGCGATGTGATAATTGAAAAAAATTATATTGATTTTCTACCATCAGTTTTGGTTAAGTATTCGCCATCGCACTTCGTTAATTTGAAGTTATCCTACAGCCAAACTATAAACAAGCCGGAATTAAGGGAAATAGCGCCATTTTTATACTTTGATTTCTACACTCAAACAAGCGTTAGAGGAGATTCATCACTTCGCAGAGCTGTCTCGTTTAACTATGATTTAAGGTTTGAGATTTTCAGCAAGGGGGACGATATGCTATCGGTCGGGGTGTTTAACAAACACATTAAATCACCGATTGAAAAGGTTGTTGTCTCGGGGAGTGCACTTGGCTCGGAGAGGACATTTAAGAACGCTAAGTATGCAAGTGTGTATGGGACTGAAATTGAATTTATTAAAAATGTTAAGTTTTTGAAGTTCATCGGTAATTTTTCCGTTATCAAGTCATCAGTTGATGTTGAAGGGACGGAATGGACGATTGAAAGAAGAGGAAGAAGCTTGCAAGGGCAGGCGCCTTATATGGCAAATTTGTATGTCGCTTATGAAAAGTCGGATTCAAGGTTTAATTTTGGAGTTTTATTCAGCTTGATAGGACCGAGGGTTTATGATGTTTCAACCCAGTATCAAGATGATATAATTGAGATCGCAAGATATCAGATTGATTTAAGAATGGGGTTAAAATTGACAAAATCTTTAAGTATCAACTTGATCGGGAAAAATTTGACTACCACACCGATAGTTTTAAAGCAGGGGAATTACATTTATCGCAAAATATCAACCAATGCGAGCGTTTCTCTTGATTTCACAGTTAAACTATAA
- a CDS encoding tetratricopeptide repeat protein, producing MKKILFSIAVLILLSSFVLAQGGNSTKPEVEAAKLFNEGNSLLRSGNYKAAIEKYDEALKLYQDPKFYYNKGIALKALRQNDEAIKAFKEAINLKNDFAPAYNAIAGIYLTQGDYDSAIENYTKALEYDSKLDVAIKGIVEALIGKSNALIQAGKFQEALDFLMKATTYRQNYPKVYVMLAVVYNKLSQHDKAIEAAKKAIELNPKGANADAYFELGVAYKRLAQVEEARKAFLEAKKDPRLARNAQYELDDLLKKQ from the coding sequence ATGAAGAAAATTTTGTTTTCCATTGCGGTTTTGATCTTGCTCTCTTCATTTGTTTTGGCACAGGGTGGAAATTCAACGAAACCGGAAGTTGAGGCGGCAAAGCTTTTCAATGAGGGAAATTCATTATTAAGAAGCGGTAATTATAAAGCCGCAATTGAAAAATATGATGAAGCGTTGAAACTTTATCAAGATCCAAAATTTTATTACAACAAGGGCATTGCCTTAAAAGCGCTCAGACAAAATGACGAGGCGATAAAGGCGTTTAAAGAGGCAATAAATCTGAAAAATGATTTCGCTCCAGCTTATAACGCCATCGCTGGAATTTATCTTACACAGGGCGATTACGATAGTGCCATTGAAAATTACACCAAGGCGCTTGAATATGACAGTAAGCTTGATGTGGCGATTAAAGGAATAGTTGAAGCGTTGATAGGAAAGTCCAATGCTTTGATTCAAGCTGGAAAGTTTCAAGAGGCGCTTGATTTTCTTATGAAAGCGACAACTTACAGACAGAACTATCCGAAGGTTTATGTCATGCTCGCTGTTGTTTACAACAAACTCTCCCAACACGATAAAGCGATTGAAGCAGCGAAAAAGGCGATAGAATTGAATCCAAAAGGTGCGAATGCCGATGCTTATTTTGAACTTGGAGTTGCCTACAAGCGCCTCGCTCAAGTTGAGGAAGCAAGAAAAGCTTTCCTTGAAGCGAAAAAAGACCCACGACTTGCAAGAAATGCACAATATGAACTTGATGATCTATTGAAAAAGCAATAA
- a CDS encoding carboxymuconolactone decarboxylase family protein has translation MKQDIKFLTRIVSLVSAGKLKKLSVEIKRASKRKVNVRRIEEAILQCYLFAGFPAVIESFKVLRDVVGQSNAKAREYEVGKFYVNGVETCRKVYKEDYEKLIQNMKALHPEIAQWMIIEGYGKVLSRDVLSLKEREILNVAILTMLGWERQLRSHLKGALNVGVERRQIFKVFKNIADICGRRKIKKAKEIFLTLQKRN, from the coding sequence ATGAAACAAGATATAAAATTCTTGACACGAATTGTCTCACTTGTCTCAGCGGGGAAACTCAAAAAATTAAGCGTTGAAATTAAAAGAGCTTCAAAAAGAAAAGTAAATGTCAGAAGGATTGAAGAAGCAATTCTACAGTGTTATCTTTTCGCTGGGTTTCCAGCAGTAATAGAAAGTTTCAAGGTTTTAAGAGATGTGGTTGGGCAAAGCAACGCAAAGGCAAGGGAATACGAGGTTGGAAAGTTTTATGTTAATGGAGTTGAAACCTGTCGCAAGGTTTACAAAGAAGATTATGAAAAGTTGATTCAAAATATGAAAGCACTCCATCCAGAGATCGCTCAATGGATGATAATAGAAGGTTACGGGAAGGTTTTAAGTAGAGATGTGTTAAGTTTGAAGGAGCGGGAGATTTTAAATGTGGCGATTTTAACGATGCTGGGTTGGGAAAGACAATTGCGTTCGCATTTAAAAGGCGCTTTAAATGTCGGGGTTGAAAGAAGACAGATTTTTAAAGTCTTCAAAAATATTGCTGATATTTGCGGACGAAGAAAAATTAAAAAAGCAAAGGAAATTTTTTTAACGCTTCAAAAACGAAATTAA
- a CDS encoding c-type cytochrome: MRKTLFLILLPALLLACSRNQTVKLPEEVERGRKIFYDSNYGSTGLACANCHADFDDEKYPDDRIRPGHNLIGVTKKKTTWYGRFRGEALEATAYGAGLCVVMYQRKDNIKNPFKALPPEDASALIAYFEFITGDAEPKINDIKPILPWEDEKDRLAKLENFKSKILSLKGNPQNGEIIYEKACQQCHSEEISIGPPLFSIEINPEKIIEFIRAGSPMESQTMMMPFFTPDKLTDQDIADLISFLKR, from the coding sequence ATGAGGAAAACATTGTTTTTAATCTTGCTCCCGGCTCTATTACTGGCTTGTTCAAGGAATCAAACCGTAAAATTGCCCGAGGAGGTGGAGCGAGGTAGGAAAATTTTTTATGATTCAAATTATGGTTCAACCGGGCTTGCTTGTGCGAACTGCCACGCCGACTTTGACGATGAAAAATATCCCGACGATAGAATTAGACCCGGGCATAATCTCATCGGGGTGACGAAGAAAAAGACAACCTGGTATGGGAGATTTCGTGGTGAAGCGCTTGAAGCAACTGCTTATGGTGCTGGGCTCTGCGTAGTTATGTATCAAAGAAAGGATAACATCAAAAATCCCTTCAAAGCTCTTCCTCCAGAGGATGCTTCAGCACTTATAGCCTACTTTGAATTTATAACCGGTGACGCTGAGCCTAAAATTAACGACATTAAACCCATATTGCCATGGGAAGATGAAAAGGATAGATTGGCAAAATTAGAAAATTTCAAATCTAAAATTTTAAGCTTGAAGGGGAATCCACAGAATGGGGAGATAATTTACGAAAAAGCATGTCAACAATGTCATTCCGAAGAAATTTCAATTGGACCACCGCTTTTTAGCATTGAAATTAACCCAGAAAAAATAATTGAATTTATCCGTGCGGGTTCCCCCATGGAAAGCCAGACCATGATGATGCCGTTTTTCACACCGGATAAGCTGACGGATCAGGATATAGCTGACTTAATTTCGTTTTTGAAGCGTTAA
- a CDS encoding multiheme c-type cytochrome, whose product MRRKITILGVLLLMVGVALAQKAYIKIEGISPHVLEEMGIMNLDSVSSGLPVVGTGTVVWLRGYDVSGDTAFKPATSYEWSIVGRPSGSTATLSATNQQLVTFKPDVAGSYQVKLVVNGVDDTTITIIAANYTGVNWKDLSGASLNCASCHKSATPEVYNKWVASDHATIFERGMNGQVAPYWGPNCWRCHTTGYNTMANNDGFDDVATQLGFDWNQWKPPRAGLFDSLLTTDKKMLSLVATIGCESCHGPKNPNHFGAGTQPKTMSSEVCAQCHNEPWRHNRYVQWEYSGHAEAVWSRAFPSTGETTIQPGQYNLNVCVRCHDGAAFVAFVRNEEFDNRIATGYSRIKHTAITCQTCHDPHSMELRQAPTTADTLANGFNYSSIDLGKGKLCINCHKYRRNALTYVTTNLSAIWGPHHAGAGDVYLGQNGYTWGVNLPSSVGHRLVENSCVGCHMSATPDTGHVARDKIGMHTWKMKYIAPDGQEYDNITGCVQCHTGITKFDDILASYDYDMDGTNEPFMKEVDGLLERLAMALPPRGQPTVDWQQIRTDPDSVRLKQAYWNYRYVQEDKSHGVHNPKYVVALLQLSISKLTGVEFTQPEIPVAFELYQNYPNPFNPSTKIGFALPRESKVKLEVFNVLGERVAVLKDEIMPAGVHVVEFNATGLSSGVYFYRLTAGDFVDTKKMVLMK is encoded by the coding sequence ATGCGCCGTAAAATTACAATTTTGGGGGTATTACTTCTAATGGTAGGCGTTGCCCTTGCTCAAAAAGCGTATATCAAAATTGAGGGAATTTCCCCACATGTCCTTGAGGAAATGGGGATTATGAACCTTGATAGTGTTTCTTCAGGACTGCCAGTGGTTGGAACTGGAACGGTCGTTTGGCTTAGAGGTTATGATGTTTCAGGAGATACTGCTTTTAAACCAGCTACAAGTTATGAATGGTCAATAGTTGGGCGTCCATCAGGTTCAACTGCCACATTGAGCGCTACAAATCAACAGCTTGTAACATTTAAGCCAGATGTTGCCGGCTCTTACCAGGTCAAGCTTGTTGTAAATGGTGTTGATGATACGACAATCACGATAATCGCTGCAAATTATACTGGAGTTAATTGGAAAGACCTTAGTGGCGCATCGCTTAATTGTGCTTCTTGCCATAAGTCGGCAACGCCTGAAGTTTACAACAAGTGGGTTGCTTCTGACCATGCCACGATATTTGAGAGGGGAATGAACGGTCAGGTTGCGCCTTATTGGGGTCCAAACTGCTGGAGATGTCACACGACTGGTTATAACACTATGGCAAATAATGATGGATTTGACGATGTAGCAACACAGCTTGGTTTTGACTGGAATCAATGGAAACCACCAAGGGCTGGGTTATTTGATTCGCTTTTAACGACGGATAAGAAAATGTTGAGTTTAGTCGCAACAATTGGATGTGAGAGTTGCCACGGACCAAAGAATCCAAATCATTTTGGTGCCGGGACACAACCAAAGACGATGAGTTCCGAGGTTTGTGCACAATGCCATAATGAACCATGGAGACATAATCGGTATGTACAGTGGGAGTATTCAGGTCATGCTGAAGCGGTCTGGTCAAGAGCCTTTCCTTCAACTGGGGAAACGACAATTCAACCGGGTCAGTATAATCTTAATGTATGTGTGCGTTGTCACGATGGAGCTGCTTTTGTTGCATTTGTTAGAAATGAGGAGTTTGATAACAGAATCGCAACTGGTTACAGCCGTATAAAGCATACCGCGATAACTTGCCAGACTTGTCATGACCCGCATTCAATGGAATTGCGTCAAGCACCGACTACAGCCGACACGCTTGCAAATGGATTTAACTATTCATCAATTGACCTTGGGAAAGGAAAACTTTGTATCAATTGTCACAAATATCGTAGAAATGCTTTGACTTATGTTACGACAAATCTAAGTGCTATATGGGGTCCGCATCATGCTGGTGCTGGAGATGTATATCTTGGTCAAAATGGTTATACCTGGGGGGTTAACCTGCCAAGCAGTGTTGGGCATCGGCTTGTTGAAAATTCTTGTGTTGGTTGCCATATGTCTGCAACACCTGACACAGGTCATGTTGCCAGAGATAAAATTGGGATGCACACTTGGAAGATGAAATATATCGCGCCCGACGGTCAAGAATATGATAATATCACTGGTTGCGTGCAGTGCCATACAGGGATTACGAAATTTGACGATATACTGGCATCCTATGATTATGATATGGACGGGACAAACGAACCATTTATGAAGGAAGTTGATGGTCTACTTGAAAGACTTGCGATGGCTTTACCGCCAAGAGGACAACCAACCGTTGATTGGCAACAAATCAGAACAGACCCTGATTCTGTCAGGTTAAAGCAAGCCTATTGGAACTACAGATATGTCCAAGAAGATAAAAGCCATGGCGTTCACAATCCAAAGTATGTCGTCGCCTTGTTGCAACTTTCAATTAGTAAGTTGACAGGTGTTGAATTCACTCAGCCAGAGATTCCAGTTGCCTTTGAATTGTATCAGAACTATCCTAATCCATTCAACCCATCCACAAAGATAGGATTTGCATTGCCGAGAGAATCAAAAGTCAAGCTTGAGGTGTTCAATGTCCTTGGTGAGCGTGTTGCTGTTTTGAAAGATGAGATTATGCCAGCGGGCGTGCATGTGGTTGAGTTCAACGCTACTGGACTTTCAAGCGGTGTGTATTTCTATCGGCTTACGGCTGGTGATTTCGTTGATACGAAGAAAATGGTTTTGATGAAGTAA
- a CDS encoding thymidine phosphorylase — translation MLPAEIIRKKRDGRKLTKDEISFFVNGYIKGTIPDYQMSAFLMAVYFQGMDFEETTHLTEVMLHSGEIVDLSDIPGVKVDKHSTGGVGDKISLILAPIVASAGVPVPMISGRGLGHTGGTLDKLESIPGFKTNLSIIEYKKVISEIGLVMIGQTQEIAPADKKIYALRDVTATVESIPLISASIMSKKLAEGIDALVLDVKTGNGAFMREYEKAFELAQTLFTIGKNFGKKVIAFITDMNQPLGYAVGNWLEVIESVQCLRGFEVPDLMELTYTLAGAMIMLGEKARSIEDGIKIAKKVIYSGEAYEKFLQLVERQGGDVSFIENPEKYPLPKHSIEVKSMFDGYVYSIDTLEIGLVSVMLGAGRTKVDDLIDPKAGIVLKKKIGDEVQTGEPLAVFYTDKDDVIKTAKERLLKAFKINPEKPIPPKLVKTMIDLEGIKEWK, via the coding sequence ATGCTACCAGCCGAGATAATAAGAAAAAAAAGAGATGGTAGAAAATTAACAAAAGATGAAATTTCATTCTTCGTCAATGGCTACATCAAAGGAACGATCCCAGATTATCAAATGTCAGCTTTTTTGATGGCGGTTTACTTTCAAGGCATGGACTTTGAGGAAACAACCCATTTGACGGAGGTTATGTTACATTCTGGGGAAATCGTTGACCTTTCCGATATCCCCGGTGTTAAAGTTGATAAACATTCAACTGGTGGGGTAGGAGATAAAATCTCTCTTATACTTGCACCGATTGTCGCCTCAGCCGGTGTTCCCGTTCCAATGATATCAGGAAGAGGGCTCGGTCATACGGGCGGAACACTTGACAAGCTTGAATCAATTCCGGGATTCAAAACAAACCTTTCAATAATTGAATATAAAAAAGTCATTTCAGAGATTGGTCTTGTCATGATCGGTCAAACTCAAGAAATAGCGCCTGCTGACAAAAAGATATACGCCCTTCGTGATGTCACAGCCACAGTTGAATCAATTCCTCTCATTTCAGCAAGCATAATGAGCAAAAAACTTGCAGAAGGAATTGACGCCCTTGTCCTTGATGTTAAAACTGGAAACGGAGCCTTCATGCGTGAATACGAAAAGGCATTTGAACTCGCTCAAACACTATTTACAATTGGGAAAAATTTTGGTAAAAAAGTCATCGCATTCATAACAGATATGAATCAACCGCTTGGATACGCTGTTGGAAATTGGCTTGAGGTGATTGAGTCAGTTCAATGTTTGCGCGGTTTTGAAGTTCCAGATCTAATGGAATTAACTTACACCCTTGCTGGGGCTATGATAATGCTTGGTGAAAAAGCAAGATCAATTGAAGACGGAATTAAAATCGCTAAAAAGGTCATCTATTCTGGCGAAGCGTATGAGAAATTTTTACAACTCGTAGAAAGACAAGGCGGTGATGTAAGTTTCATTGAAAATCCAGAAAAATATCCGCTTCCAAAACATTCTATTGAAGTTAAAAGCATGTTTGATGGCTATGTATATTCAATAGACACGCTTGAAATAGGGCTTGTATCGGTTATGCTCGGGGCTGGTAGAACAAAAGTTGATGATCTTATAGACCCGAAAGCGGGAATTGTATTAAAAAAGAAAATTGGTGATGAGGTTCAAACTGGCGAACCACTTGCGGTTTTTTATACCGATAAAGATGATGTCATAAAAACAGCAAAGGAACGGCTTTTGAAAGCTTTTAAAATAAACCCTGAAAAGCCAATCCCACCAAAGCTAGTTAAAACGATGATTGATTTAGAGGGAATTAAAGAATGGAAATAA
- a CDS encoding bifunctional homocysteine S-methyltransferase/methylenetetrahydrofolate reductase, whose product MKKPFVERLLDDRPIICDGAMGTMLDLYEYPEQPRCIHNILNPDIVERIHREYIEAGAEIIETNTFDANRFRLEFYHLQDKIKEINKAGVEIAKSVAGENVYVAGSIGPTGKLLEPLGKVKIQQVKDAIKEQAEILIEAGVDLIILETFVSLNELDAAIDAVKEVSDKIPIIAQKTFPEDGAILATDFPIEVVKHIKEKGVTVVGSNCTVGPQRMFSIIKNMYQDDVILSAQPAAGIPTLVDGRSVYHASPEYLATYAKQLVEAGVKIIGACCGSTPSHIKAIAQAIKDIKLKKPKIEIKAKQIQDEKKESTIIIEDKRSDFAKKIGKKFLTTVELDIPRGVDMSSVIEGASYLKENGIDAVNITDGARARFRMDPVTISHLVQTKTGMETITHIACRDRNLIGLQGLLLGAWALGVKNILAITGDPAKIGDFPNATTVQDVDSIGLIRILKNMNHGLDAMGNTIGEPTHFLIACAVNPTAQNLDYEISRLEKKVEAGAQIAFTQPLYEMKTLELFIKKIQHLKIPVMLGILPLRSYKHAEFLHNEVPGIFIPDWVREKLFLARDDAGKVGVEISAQFLKEAKHLVQGAYLLPPFKKYHLAVEILQKI is encoded by the coding sequence ATGAAAAAACCATTCGTTGAACGCTTGTTAGATGATAGACCTATAATATGCGACGGTGCGATGGGGACGATGCTTGACCTTTATGAATATCCTGAGCAACCAAGATGCATTCACAATATCTTGAACCCGGACATAGTTGAAAGGATACATCGTGAATATATAGAGGCGGGTGCTGAGATAATTGAGACGAACACATTTGATGCGAATAGATTCCGACTTGAGTTTTACCATCTTCAAGATAAGATTAAAGAAATTAACAAAGCTGGAGTTGAAATTGCTAAGTCAGTTGCAGGTGAAAATGTCTATGTCGCTGGTTCAATAGGTCCTACTGGTAAACTCCTTGAGCCACTCGGTAAGGTTAAAATCCAGCAGGTTAAGGATGCGATAAAAGAGCAAGCTGAAATTTTAATTGAAGCTGGCGTTGACTTGATAATACTTGAAACATTTGTAAGTTTAAATGAACTTGATGCTGCTATTGATGCCGTTAAGGAGGTCTCAGATAAAATCCCGATAATAGCTCAAAAAACATTTCCAGAGGACGGGGCAATACTTGCGACTGATTTTCCGATTGAAGTTGTAAAGCATATAAAAGAAAAGGGCGTGACTGTTGTTGGTTCAAATTGCACCGTTGGACCGCAAAGGATGTTCTCAATCATAAAAAATATGTATCAAGATGATGTCATACTTTCGGCTCAACCTGCAGCTGGAATTCCAACGCTCGTTGATGGGAGGTCGGTTTATCATGCAAGTCCCGAATATCTTGCAACTTATGCGAAACAACTTGTTGAAGCCGGGGTTAAAATCATCGGCGCATGCTGTGGTTCAACGCCATCGCACATAAAAGCAATCGCACAAGCTATAAAGGATATAAAATTGAAAAAGCCAAAAATTGAAATCAAAGCAAAACAGATTCAAGACGAGAAAAAGGAAAGTACGATAATAATTGAAGATAAAAGATCAGACTTCGCAAAAAAAATTGGTAAAAAATTTCTAACCACGGTTGAACTTGATATCCCACGCGGAGTTGATATGTCGTCTGTAATTGAAGGTGCAAGCTATTTAAAAGAAAATGGCATTGATGCAGTTAACATAACAGATGGGGCAAGGGCAAGATTTAGAATGGATCCTGTGACAATTTCACATCTCGTTCAAACAAAAACGGGAATGGAAACCATAACCCACATAGCTTGCAGAGATAGAAATCTAATAGGGCTTCAAGGGCTTTTGCTTGGGGCTTGGGCACTTGGAGTGAAAAATATATTGGCGATAACTGGCGACCCAGCTAAAATCGGCGACTTCCCAAATGCGACAACCGTTCAAGATGTTGATTCAATCGGCTTGATAAGGATTTTGAAAAATATGAACCACGGACTTGACGCAATGGGTAACACAATCGGTGAGCCGACGCATTTTCTCATCGCTTGTGCTGTCAATCCAACAGCTCAAAATCTTGACTACGAAATATCACGACTTGAAAAAAAAGTTGAAGCTGGGGCTCAAATTGCCTTCACCCAGCCCTTATATGAAATGAAAACGCTTGAACTCTTCATTAAAAAAATACAACATCTTAAAATACCCGTGATGCTTGGAATTTTACCTTTGCGAAGCTACAAACACGCAGAATTCTTACATAACGAAGTCCCAGGAATTTTCATCCCTGATTGGGTTCGTGAGAAACTTTTCCTTGCCCGTGATGACGCCGGAAAAGTAGGCGTTGAAATTTCAGCTCAATTTCTAAAAGAAGCAAAACATCTCGTCCAAGGAGCTTATCTTCTCCCACCTTTCAAAAAATATCACCTCGCAGTTGAAATACTTCAAAAAATTTAA
- a CDS encoding HisA/HisF-related TIM barrel protein: protein MILVIPTIEIKAGKCACLIQGLPEKVYPDDPVEMAKIWRSENAKILHLIDGEGKLTGSPENWEMIEKISNAVDIPIQVSGGFRNYENVKRAFELGALRVVLDDVAIKDKYLLKDLIKEFSSKRISFIIEAKNCVSKIENAPAVEIASELKEMGFERVVYKDVFDDETINYDALKEFSMKSGLKITAFGELNGYPELKRLIELEKFGLDSVILNRTLYHNRFPCQHLWRIVEAEIP from the coding sequence ATGATTTTGGTTATACCAACTATTGAAATAAAAGCAGGTAAATGTGCCTGTTTGATCCAGGGTTTGCCCGAAAAGGTATATCCGGATGATCCGGTTGAAATGGCGAAAATTTGGAGAAGTGAAAATGCAAAGATATTACACTTAATTGATGGGGAAGGGAAGCTAACGGGTAGCCCGGAAAATTGGGAGATGATAGAGAAAATTTCAAATGCAGTTGATATACCGATTCAAGTGAGCGGTGGCTTTAGAAATTATGAAAATGTAAAGAGAGCTTTTGAGCTTGGAGCTCTGCGAGTTGTCCTTGATGATGTGGCGATCAAAGACAAGTATCTTCTTAAGGACCTCATAAAGGAATTTTCATCCAAAAGGATATCCTTCATAATTGAGGCGAAAAATTGTGTCAGCAAGATAGAAAACGCACCTGCGGTTGAGATAGCATCTGAACTTAAAGAGATGGGTTTTGAAAGGGTTGTTTATAAAGATGTTTTTGACGATGAAACTATAAATTACGATGCGCTCAAGGAGTTCTCAATGAAATCCGGGTTGAAAATTACCGCTTTTGGTGAACTTAACGGATATCCGGAGCTCAAAAGATTAATTGAGCTTGAAAAGTTTGGGCTTGACTCCGTCATACTTAACAGAACGCTTTATCACAACAGATTTCCTTGCCAGCACTTATGGCGGATTGTTGAAGCTGAAATACCGTAA